In the Bacillus amyloliquefaciens DSM 7 = ATCC 23350 genome, CCTGTCGAAAGATTTGGAGTAAAGGTCATGTCTATGGGCTTTTTCGTGGAAGAAAACGCTCCGGTTGTTTGGAGAGGACCGATGCTTGGCAAGATGCTGAACAACTTCTTCCATGAAGTTGACTGGGGAGAGGTTGACTATATCGTTCTCGATCTGCCGCCGGGCACGGGTGATGTTGCGCTCGATGTACACACGATGCTTCCGAGCAGTAAAGAGATTATCGTAACAACGCCGCACCCTACAGCCGCATTTGTAGCAGCGAGAGCGGGTTCTATGGCAATTAAAACCGATCATGAAGTTGTAGGGGTCATTGAAAACATGGCTTACTATGAAAGTGCAAAAACCGGTGAAAAAGAATTTGTGTTCGGTCAAGGCGGAGGAGATAAGCTTGCGGAAGAATTGCAGGTGCCGCTGCTCGGCAGAATTCCTTTAAAGCAGCCTGATTGGGACAAAGACCAGTTTGCGCCTTCTGTCTACGACAGAAGCCATCCGATCGGAGAAATTTATATGGGCATCGCCCAAAAAGTCATTGAAAAAACGGCTGAATAAAAAAGGGGCCGGGATCAATACGGCCCGGCCTTTTATTGGCTTTCTTTTTCAGAGCTTGAAGCCGCTTTTTTCAGTTCATCTTCAAATTGCTTTTTGAAAAGCGGGCTGGAAAGTGTCTCTGTAATCACATCTTCTAGGTAACTGCGGAATTTTTGGCTTTTCACCAGCTCGTAGTATTTCTTATCCATGCCGGGGTCCTGCAAGATCTGCATAAAACTTTTCTGATAATCAGGGTCTTTCATCAGTTTTTTTATGATTTTTTCGTGCTCGGGCTGAAGTGTTTTTGCAAAGCTTTCGGCGAACTTTGAGTCTTCAAAGATCGTTTTCCAGAACTCCGCCCCTTTTTTAGAGGTGAGGGTTTTCTCTATCGTGCCTTTAATGGCGTTTTGATCAATCACCAATGCCTCATTCATCGCATCATCATTTAATATTTCCTTAATTGCTTTTTTTCCATCATCTGTCTTTAATATATCGACAACCATTTTTTTAGTCTGGTCATAATCCATATCCGCTGCTTGGTCTTTTGGAGCACAAGCTGTTACAGATAACACAACAAAACAGCTTATCAATAGCGTTTTGGCTTTTGACATACATAAGCTCCTTCCTTACTTGTTCTTACTTTTAATATGATTCATCGGAATGGATTTATACATAACAAAATATCGCTGAACGCGATTGTCAGGGGGATGAATAAGAGATGAAAAGCCGCGGGCTTGTTCGATTTTTCTTTTCGATTTTAGCTGTGGGCGCTCTTATTACAAGCGTCGTGGGATTTGCACTGAAGTGGGGGGAGTACAAGGGGTTCTTTCTGAATTTTGAGGCCGGACAGATTTTCTCCGT is a window encoding:
- the gerD gene encoding spore germination lipoprotein GerD, giving the protein MSKAKTLLISCFVVLSVTACAPKDQAADMDYDQTKKMVVDILKTDDGKKAIKEILNDDAMNEALVIDQNAIKGTIEKTLTSKKGAEFWKTIFEDSKFAESFAKTLQPEHEKIIKKLMKDPDYQKSFMQILQDPGMDKKYYELVKSQKFRSYLEDVITETLSSPLFKKQFEDELKKAASSSEKESQ
- a CDS encoding Mrp/NBP35 family ATP-binding protein — translated: MIREDEVRNIVGKMREPFLHRPLGELDAVKEVKVKPEKRHVSVKIALAKTGTAEQMGIQQEIVSVLKEAGAETVGLRFEELPEETLAKFSQPAPESETLLNRKNPPVFLAVASGKGGVGKSTVSVNLAISLARLGKKVGLIDADIYGFSVPDMMGITVRPTVEGEKLLPVERFGVKVMSMGFFVEENAPVVWRGPMLGKMLNNFFHEVDWGEVDYIVLDLPPGTGDVALDVHTMLPSSKEIIVTTPHPTAAFVAARAGSMAIKTDHEVVGVIENMAYYESAKTGEKEFVFGQGGGDKLAEELQVPLLGRIPLKQPDWDKDQFAPSVYDRSHPIGEIYMGIAQKVIEKTAE